In the Bacillus sp. FJAT-42376 genome, AGCACTTCACTATGAAGAGGAACTTGCCAGCGGCCGCATTGTCATTTTGGCTAAAGAAGAGTAAAGCGCCCTTCATCTGGATAAATAAAAAGACTAACCCTGTTTTAAGGGTTAGTCTTTGACTTGAGAAGCACGGATATGCAATCCGCTTCTTCTATTAATGAGCTGTTCTTTTTGTCGCTCTAAAGATTAGTCCTACAAGGAATACGATAATGGCTGCACCGATAATCGCCGGGATAATATAGAAACCTGCGATTTCCGGTCCCCACGCTCCAAGGAGCAATGTGCCAAGCCATGCGCCTGCAAATCCTGCGATAATGGAACCAATGATTCCGCCCGGCATTGAGTTTTTTACTAGCATGTCACCAATCCAGCCGATGACTAATGCGATTAAGATAGATACGATAAAGTTCATTGAATTGTCACTCCTTTAGGTTTTAATACTCTATACATTCCTTGAAAATACACCTTTAAAACCTATTCAAAGTGGAAATCTTTATAAATAAACCATTAGTCCTGATTAAAAATCCTTATTATCCCTATTTATGATTCGATGGATTCAAAAAAAGAGGCCAGGACAAAAGGTTTCCTTCTAATAAAAAAGCTCTGTTGAACTTTGCTGTTGATTTCCGCTACTGTCGTTCGCTTCAATCAACAGGGTAAAAAAAATCAACAGCATGCTTTAACATAGCGAATAAAAAAACCGAGCTATTATCTGAAACTCTGGTATAGAGTTTCGTAATAGTTCGGTTTTTTTGTTTTTCATGCTTTTTCAAAAGAAATATTCGGTTAAAAGACAACAATTTTAGTTTTGTCCCAGCTTCTAATCTTTATATTTTTTTAAGCAAAACAGAGCCGAGCGGATCCAGCATAATGGACGCCGGAACTTTTTCCTCTGATGCACAATCCATCCATGTTCCTTCAGGCAGATTGAGTTCGGCGGATGAATCGACAGAATGATTCATCGCACTTAAGAAGCTCCCTCTGATGACGACCTCTGTCCCTCGTTCAGTTTCCATGAAATCTGCTCCCGCTTCTTCAAAAATGTCTTTGTATAGAGCCGTGAGCATGTGTTCTTCAAGGGCTGTTCCAATATAATAAACCGTTCCTTTTCCGAATCGGTTCTTTGTAACTGCAGCTGTCCCTTTGTAAAAGCAGCCATCGTATTCTGCCAGAACCTCCGCTGTAACCGGATCAATTAAATCACACCAAACCGATGCGCCGGATTCAAGGCCGTTCAGACTGCCTGACGTCCCGATTACCTTATTCTGCTGTCCGGTTTGCAAAGATTCATACTCATTGATCTGAATACCCGTCATAGCGGAAAGCTCACCCGGAAGCGTTTGTCCGGTTACAAAGTTATTTGGCTTTTTCACACCTGAACGATAGCTGAATACGACTGTTCCTCCGTTTTCTGCATACCGTTTCAGCTTTTCTGTAAATACAGGATTCTCAAGGAAGTAAATAGGGACAATAACCGTTTTATAGCCATCCAGACTGCTGCGGCTGTTTACCGCATCAGTGGCCACGTTTAAACGATGGGCCGGGGTATAATGTCTTAAAAGCTCTTCCCGGTGGGAAAATGCGCTGCTCTGCGGCTGAATTCTCCATGCCCATGCGTTCTCCGGCTCGTAGTAAACCGCTGCCTGCGCTTCATACTTCGAGGCAATCCAGTCATCACCATGTTTCTTTAATGAATCGATGACTTCCTTTACTTCGCGGAATTTCCGCTTCGGAATGCCATCATGGTCAAGAATGCCGTGGCAAAATTCTTCTGTTCCAAAATGCGCTGCACGCCATCTGAAATAAACGATCGCCTCTGCTCCTCTTGAAATAGCCTGATAGGTCCAGAGTTTAATATGTCCGGGTCTCGGAAGGTAGCCGATTTTGCTCCATCCTTGAGCTCCCGACAGTTCCTCCATAACCCAGTAGCCTTTTCCGTTCTTTGTCCCCCGGCACAAGTCATGCTGATGGGCAATGGCGGAAGGAGAGACCGGTTCTGCCAGTCCGCCCCATACCGGATAATTGTCATAGGCGACATAATCCAGATCCTCCGCCATGTCCCATTGATTGATGGCCTGGTCCGTATAGACGAAATTATGAGTCAAAAATTGATTTTCCCGGATATGGGCCCTTAGGATATCGGTCTGCAGCTTGTTGTAGCTTGTGTAGGCGTCCGCACAAAAACGGTCAAAATCAAGAAGCAGACTTGGATTGTGTTCCTGGAGCACTTTTCTCGGCACGGGAATCTGTGCCCAATCCGTATACGTCTGGCTCCAAAAGACGGTACCCCATTCTTTATTAAGACGAACAAGCGTTTCATACTTTTGTTTTAACCAGTCTTGGAAGGCTTGCCGGTCCTCTTCTCCGTAGCTCCGGTCTGATTTTTCATGTCCGTATTCATTATCTGTCTGCCAGCCGATTACATCCGGGTGCTGACCATAATGTTTTGCCATTTCAGCGACGATTTTTTTCGTATATTCACGAAAGACCTTGCTGTTTACCGTGTAATGCCTTCTCGCTCCGAAGGAAATTTGAACCCCGTTCTCATCCGTCGGCAGGATTTCCGGATGCTTCTGGATCAGCCAGGCAGGCGGAGTAGCAGTCGGCGTTCCAAGTACAATTTTGATTCCATGATCGGTAAGCAGTTGAATGGCCCGGTCATAAACGGAGAAATCAAAGCGCCCCTCTTCCGGCTCCATCAGCTGCCAGCCAAATTCAGCCAGTCTTACCACATTCACTCCGAGCTCCTTCATAAGCCTGATATCTTCCGGCCATCTCGATTCAGGCCACTGCTCAGGATAGTAATCCACTCCGATAAACATCCATCCACACTCCTGTCTGCTTATAGTTGAACGGGTTCTCCACCCGTTTTTTCAATAAAGGATGTAAAAGCTGCCATTCCTTTTTCATCCCGTTTAAATACACCGGCATGCTCAAGGATCACAGCGAACACTTTCCCCAGTTCTTCCTGCAATAAAGCATAAGCGTTATCCCCGTTCATGCTGCAGCGCTTCTTTATTTCAAGCGCCCAGTCCAAATGCTTGCGGAGTTCCGGACGCTTCCTGATTTCCTCTTCGGCGTCTTCTAATGGAAGAATCTCGGAAAGCTGCTTCATTTCCTCTGTTAAACGCCCGGGCAGAACCGCTAATCCCATTACTTCAATGAGACCGATGTTCTCTTTTTTTATATGGTGAACTTCTTGATGGGGATGAAAAATCCCCATTGGATGTTCTTCACTCGTCCGGTTATTGCGCAGGACCAGGTCCAGTTCAAACAGTCCGCCTCTCCGCCTCGCAATAGGTGTGATCGTATTGTGCGGTTCCTCTCCCGATGAGGCATACACATTCACATCCGGATCCGAATAAGCCTTCCAGCCATTCAGAACATGATCAGCAAGCTGCACCAGATGCGCTTTGTCCGTCCCCTGAAGCCTGACTACAGACATCGGCCACTTCACTATTCCAGCTTTCAGCCCCGGGAAATCGGGAAAAGAGAACATTTTCTCCATTTCTGCTTTGGCCATCGGGAAGTCGTGGCGCCCGCCCTGAAAATGATCATGACTCAGAATGGATCCTCCAACAATCGGAAGGTCTGCATTGGATCCGAGAAAATAATGCGGATACTCATCTGTGAAGTCGAGCAGCCTTACGAAGGTTTCTTTCGAAATACGCATGGGCTTATGCTCTCCTGCGAATACGATACAGTGTTCTTTATAATACACATAAGGAGAATATTGAAGAAACCATTCTTCTCCATTGAGTCCGACAGGGATAATCCGGTGATTCTGCCTTGCAGGGTGATTCACTCTGCCGGCGTAGCCGACATTTTCCTTGCAGAGGAGGCAGTCAGGATAACGGCTGTCTGCCATTTGCTTTGCCGCAGCAATGGCCTTCGGATCTTTTTCGGGCTTCGACAGATTAATAGTGATCTCCATTTTTCCGTAAGGAGTAGACGAATACCAATGCTGATTTTTCGCAATTCGGTCCGTTCGGATATAGTGGACATCCTGAGCAAACTGGTAGTAAGAATCCGTTGCTGCTTCAATGCCTTCCCGGTCTGATTTTTCAATGAATCGGCGGATGACTTCAGACTGGGATGGAGTAAGACATCCCATCAGCTTCGTATCCATAAGATCCCGGTAAGTGACAGAGTCTGCCTCAAGCCGTCCATTAACAGCCGCCCATCCAAGAATTTTCTCCAAAATCGGAATGGGCGTATCCGGCACTCCGCCAGTTGAAGCCTCGGCCTGTTCACCATTAAGATCCAGAGCCTCAAAAAGCCTGTTTCTTACGAGATCCACATCCCATTTGGACACGAGCTTTTTCTCCATTCCATATTGAAGCAGTTCCTCTATATACGCATAAATCGGATTTGGCATACCGTTCCCTCCTATTCAGTTATGGCAATCGTTTAATAGCCATCCGGGTGTTTTTGATACCATTTCCACGCACTCTCAATCATTACTTCAAGGTCAGCATACTTTGGCTTCCAGCCAAGCTCTGAGACTGCTTTTTCAGACGAAGCAACTAATCTCGCAGGATCTCCCGCTCTCCTCGGCGCCGCTTCGGCAGGAATGGCATGACCTGTTACACGTCTTGCAGCATCAATCACTTCTTTTACAGAAAACCCGTTTCCGTTACCAAGGTTATATGTCCCGCTCACCGCCCCTTTTCTTAGAGCGTCAAGAGCAAGCAAATGAGCGTCCGCCAAATCCGTTACGTGAATGTAATCCCTTATACACGTCCCATCCGGTGTCGCATAATCCTCTCCGTAAATCATAATCTTTCCGCGCCGGCCCAGTGCCACTTGCAGAATGATGGGGATGAGATGGGTCTCAGGATCATGGTCTTCTCCAAGCTTTCCTTCCATATGGGCACCCGCTACATTAAAATAGCGCAGGACCATATAGTTCAATCCGTATGCTTTCTCTGACCACTTCAGCATTTTTTCAATGGCAAGCTTCGTTTCCCCGTATGGATTTGTCGGTTCCGTCGGCTCATCTTCCCGAATCGGAATAGTTTCCGCCTCTCCGTAAGCAGCAGCCGTTGAAGAAAACACGATTTTTTTGACATCAAACTCCTTCATCACTTTCAGAAGGCAAAGGGCGCCGTAAACGTTGTTATCGTAGTACTTCAGAGGATCTTCGACACTCTCTCCAACTAGAGAGTCTGCTGCAAAATGCATTACAGCTTCAATCTCATTCTCCTGAAATAAATGCCTTAAGAACGCTTCATCCCGCAAGTCGCCCGTGTAAAGCTTCGCTCCTTCCAGAACCGCCTCCACATGTCCTTTTTGCAGGCTGTCCGCCACAATGACCTGTTCTCCCCGGTCCAGCAGCTCCGACACCGCGTGACTTCCGATATATCCGGCTCCGCCGCAAACTAAAATTGCCATGATATTTCCTCCTTAAATAGAAGTGATTTCTCTTGCACCTTCGCCAACTTCCACAACATAAAATGCCGGGATCAGACCTGTTTGTTTTTCATAAGCGGCACCCGCCCCGGAAATGAATGAAGGGACCGCGTCTTTTTGTACAATACTGACCGTGCATCCGCCGAAGCCTGCACCAGTCATTCTTGAACCGGTGACACCCGGCTGTTCCCAAGCAATTTCCGCCATTGCGTCCAGTTCTTTTCCGGTTACTTCATAATCATCCCTCAGTGATTTGTGGGACTCATTCATTAATTGTCCGAAGCCTGCTATATCTCCTTCGCGGAGACGCTTCACCGCCTCTAAAGTCCGGATATTTTCCATAACAGCATGCCGGGCTCTTTTTCGGTCTGTTTCATTTTCGATTGCATATTGGTTTTGTTCAAATTCCTCCGCAGACAGATCTCCGAGTGACTGAATATCGAGCTTTCTTTTCAGTTGTTTCAATGCGCGCTCACATTCAGCACGGCGCTCATTGTACTTTGAATCCGCAAGTGTCCGTCGTTTTCCTGTATTGGAAATGACGAGGACCGCATCATTCAATTCCAGCGGACTGTACTCATACTCCAGAGTTTGGCAGTTTAGGAGCACAGCCGAATCCTTCTTGCCCATCCCAATGGCAAATTGGTCCATAATTCCGCAGCTTACACCAATAAAGTCGTTTTCTGCATGCTGACTCATTTTGACCAGTTCAATCATGTCTATTGAAGATCTTGTCAGTTCGTTGAACATCACAGCTGAAGCAAGTTCAATGGATGCTGAAGATGAAAGTCCGGCACCGTTCGGGATATTTCCGAAATACAGCACATCCATTCCGTGGATCAGCTTCATTCCTTTTATAGCGAATTCTTTCATAACCCCTTTCGGATAATTAGCCCAATCATGTTCCTCCCGATATTGGAGATCATCCATCCCGAATTCCATGATTCCTTTTTCTTTGAAATTCAGAGAATACAGCCTCATCAGCTGATCGCTCCGTTCTCTTACAAGACAGTATGTTCCGACATTTAAGGCACACGGGAAGACGTGTCCGCCGTTATAATCCGTATGCTCTCCGATTAAGTTCACTCGTCCCGGAGCAAAAAAAGCCCGCGGTTCTGACCCATGCCCGAATACTTCATTAAATTGATTAAGTAACTTTTTAAGCATCGTTTTCCCACCTGACATTCTATCAATATTTATCGCACGAACCGTCTTTCGCACTCTGGATACGAACATTTCTTTTCGTATTTGAAAACGTATTCAATACCTATTTTCATTGTAGAGGTGTGAATAGGGGATGACAATGGTAAAATAGTTCATAAACAAGGGTATTTTTTTGCTCTTATAAAAGAAGGCTATTGCGCAAAGGTTCAATGTTTCCACAACTTAGCAGATTAACTGTCCTGCAGATAAAATAATCTTTTTTTGCTTGGAGGGAAGGTTTATGCCTGCATCATCATACGGGTCTGTCGCGTTCCGCTTTAAAGAAGAGCCTCTGAATAAGCTCGCCCAGCTCTGGTCGGTCGGATGGGATGTGCAGGCATCCTCCATTTATTCGTGGAGCGGGACTGAGAGGAAGGATTTGGGGAAGGTCATTTTCCAGGTGACCCTCTCAGGATTCGGAGAAATTCAAATAGACGGGAAAACCCATCGAGTTCAGCCGGGACAGGCTTTTATCGTAAAAAGCCCAAGTAATTACCGCTACTATTTGCCGGAAACAAGCGATAAATGGGAGTTTATGTACCTAACCTTGTATGGGGAGGAAGCAGATCGCTGCATCAATCATATCCGTCAAAAGACCAGCCAGGTTCTTCGTTTCCATCCAGAATCCATCCCGGTGAAGCTGTTAAAACAAATTTATGATGAAGCGAGTACAAAAAACATCAAATCCGCCTATAAAGGATCGAGTCTCGCCTATCAATTCATCATGGAGCTGTATGAATACGTATCGGAGATGGATAAAGAAATGGATGAGTGGCCCGAGAGTGTCGTCAGTGCCGTGCTTTTCGCAAGACATTCGTACGATAGCCCGATCGGTCCTGACGAAATGGCAGATGCATCCGGTCTTTCAAGATACCATTTCACAAGAATGTTCAAGAAAAATACGGGTCTTACCCCGATTCAATATTTAACGAACATCCGCGTGGCAAAAGCAGTTGAATTGCTTACGCACACCAAATACACTATTGAAGAGATTGCCGGGCTTGTCGGATATACGAATGCCAATTATTTAAATAAAGTATGCCGGAAAGTAACCGGAAAATCCCCCGGACAGATCAGGAAGGAAAAAACCGAGTGGCAGCAGGAGAAATTCATCCAAGACTAACTAATCATTAATTTCAATCGTCAATGATCCTTTTGAATGAACGATTTTCATGCTCGTTCCCGGTGTCATGATGTTTTCAAAAATATCTTTAGCCGTTTGAAGAGCAAGTTCCATCCGCTCCGCTTTCTCTTTTTCCTCTTCATTCAGCCCGTTTTGCTGCAGGGTGCCCATCACTTGATTGTGGTCCTTTTCCAAGCGGTCATAAATCTCATCATATAAGGTTTGAATGTCCAACGGATCACCTGCTTTTTCTTCATTTAGTGTCATTATATCACGGTTCAAACCATGTGCCGCCGGTTCAGTTTATACGGCGGCGGCTTCCTGATTTTTTTACACATTCATCGGAACGCAGCTGCTTCTTCTCTTTTTTATAAAAGCTCTGTTAAACTTGGCTGTTGATTTCCGCTGAAGTCGTTTGCTTATCCTTGGGCGGGCGGTGAGCCTCCTCCTGGCTTCGCCACTGCGGGGTCTCACCTGTCCCGCTGCTCTCAGCTCGGAGTCTCACGCCTTCCGCTCCAATCAACAGGTGTGAAAAATCAACAACATCCTTTAAAATAGCCTTTATAAAAGCCCGAGATTCGGACAAACCGGCTGAAACGAATGATTTCTTTTAGTTAAGAGTGCTCCGAGCGTGCCATAAAAGCCAGCGTTTCTGAAATCCCACGCTTATAGGATGTAGATGGAAGAGGTCCTGCCTTCTGTTCATATTTCTCCCCGGATAAAATAACAGGCTGTTCATTCAAATACATCATTTCTCTCACTTCCTTCATATTCCGGTTAAACAGACCCATAAACCAAATCGCCCGTTTTCCTATTTTCATGACAGGTCTCGAGTAGCCGGCTTCTGTTTTGAGCAAGCTTATTATTTCGTTCCCGCTTATTGTCCCCGCCCCAGGAATGTTCCAATTTTGCCCGTACGCCTCCTCATTTAAGATCAGAGTTACCGCAGCTTTAGCTCCATCCGGAGTATAGATGAATTCTCTTTTTATCTCCATATCTCCTATAAAAATGGCCCGTTTATTGGCCATGACATTTTTCAGTGTTTGATGAAGAAGCGAATTCTCAGCATTAGGCCCGTAATAATCAGGGAAATGGAGGATCATGTATGGGATTCCTGCTTCTCTTACCATGTTCTCAAGGGATAAACGAATTTTCCCCTTTTTAGTATGGGGATTTTTTTGCGCATTTTCCGTTACTTTTTTGCTGTATTGTCTGCCATATGCGTAAATATTATCAATTATAATCAGCTTCGCCTGCTCAATCTTAGCCGCCTGCACCGCATGCCTCATGATGGCGGGGTGTCCATCCGTCCAGTCCGAATAGGGAACACTGACTGTATGAAAAATCACTTCCGCTCCTTTGCAGGCCTGCAGGATATCTTCCTCTTTAAAAGCATCGCCAGTTTTAATATCGATTTCTCTTACTCCTCCAAAGAGCCGCTCAAGTTTCTTTTTATTCCGTGCAAATGCCGTCACTTCAAATCCTTGACGCACAAGTTCGTTTACTAGTGAATACCCCATTCCTCCTGAGGCTCCAAGTACCGCAATCTTTTTCATCCAAATCCCTCCTATTATTTAACCAGTGGTCAATTACGGGGTAAAAAAAGGCTGCAGCGCGATCTGCAGCTATTTTTTAATAAGTGTCTGCATTAAAAATTGGACATGGCGCTCCGCCATTTCTTTCGTATCTTCAAACTTCATTCCTGTTTTGCTATAATGTGTCACAAATCCATGGAGCGATAGAAAAACAGACCAGATTTCGGAAACCGTTACTTTTCCATCCGTGAGGTTATAAAGAGACTGTGCGAATTTCTCATAGCTGATGTTCGGTTCCTGTGCAAAATAGCTCTTTACTTCCTCATCCTTAATAAGAAACATCACTTCATAGTGACTCTGATGGGTGAGCCCAAATTCAATATATCCAAATAAGATGCTTTTGAGCTTCTCTTCATCTGATGCCTGTTCCCTGTCCACAATTCGGTTCAGAACGTCATCCAGGAGCTGAAAATCAGAACGGACCATCGCATAAAAGAGTTCCGCCTTGCTATTGAAGTGATAGTAGATGGATCCATGGCTGTACCCAAGTTCTTTTGCTATTTTCCTCATAGAGACATTCTGATATCCTTCTGCTGTAAATAGCTCGCGCGCAGCATCCATGATGATATCCCTTGTCAGCTCCTGCTTAACTGCTTTTCTCGCTGCCACTTTTACACCCCGTTTTATTAACCACTGTTTAATTAAGAGTTTATCTGTTATTCCCATAAACTGCAAGTTCTTTTTAACGACAGCACGTGAATCTTTATAACCACGGACTCTATTGGTATAATAAATAAAGAAGAGACAAGGATGGAGGTACAGCATATGAATATGCCTAAAGCATTAACCATTGCCGGATCGGACAGCAGCGGAGGAGCAGGAATCCAAGCTGATTTAAAAACGTTCCAGGAGCATGGAGTTTACGGAATGTCTGCTTTAACAGTAATTGTCGCGATGGATCCCCACAACGAGTGGCATCATCAGGTTTTCCCTGTTGAGCTTGATATAATAAAACCGCAGCTCGCTACAATCGTCGAAGGAATTGGAGCAGATGCAATGAAAACCGGTATGCTGCCGACTGTGGATATTATCCAGCTTGCAGCAGATACAATAAAGAAGCACGGTTTGAAAAATGTGGTCGTGGATCCTGTTATGGTATGCAAGGGAGCGGATGAAGTCCTTTACCCGGAGCTTGCTGAAGCACTCCGTGATATCTTAACTCCGGTTGCAACCGTTGTTACACCCAACCTTTTTGAAGCCGGACAGCTGAGCGGAATCGGCGCCATCACAACCGTTGATCAAATGAAAGAAGCGGCGCAAAAAATTCATGCACTCGGCGTTCCATACGTTCTGGTTAAAGGCGGCGGAAAGCTTGATCATGAGAAAGCAGTCGATGTTCTTTATGACGGCACAGACTTTGAAGTCCTTGAAAGCGAGCGGATTGATACTTCGTATACTCATGGCGCTGGATGCACGTATTCATCAGCCATTACCGCGAACCTTGCAAAAGGCCTCGATGTAAAAGATGCCATTTATGAAGCTAAAAAATTCATTACAGCTGCGATTAAACATTCCTTCCCGCTGAATGAATATGTCGGACCTACCAATCATGCAGGATTAAGACTGTATGGTGAATAAAAAAGAGCAGCCTGATCGGATGATTGGGCTGCTTTTTTGTTTTTGGTGAGATGTGTTGCCTGTTCCGGGGCATTTAGTTTTTTCGTACCTGGTATTTAGCTTGTTTTGGGGAATGTCTGAAAACCGCCCTATTCAAGTTCCTTTCCCTGCCGGCAATCAAGGTTATCCACAGTTTTATTAAGGTTTCGCTTTTATTTTGTAAATTGTTAGATATACACAGGTAAAACTCGGTTTACAAACAGGTTATCCACAAAAGTTATCAACATATCCACAAAAGTTATCAACATTTTGTGTGGGTACGTGTGTTCCCTACTATATCTGCGTCTGCGTTTTTCGTCATACACAGCTTGTTCACAGGTTCATGAAATAAAAAAAGGAAATGGATCATGGTATGGAGAAATTAACCTTATAGATGGGATGAAAACTTTGCGAGGAGAGGTCTTTTCGATTTACGAATGTACTAGAATAATAGAAAAAGCCGGGGGACACCGCTTCAATGCCAGAACTTTTATTGATCCTTCTTATTGCATACGCAGTTTGCTTTATCCTTTTTTCTGTACTGTTTGCCCTTCTCTATCTAGCTTCAGGCAAAAAAAGCTCCTTTAAACAGGCTGCTGAGGATGTAGTGGATCTCTTTGTTTTAACGCCTGCCGGATGGTTCATTTCCATCCTTTACTTTCTGTATCTTGTGGCCGTTTTCCCTTTTTGGTGGCTGTCGAAACGAAAATAACGAAACAAGCCCCCATAGACACCGGGGGCTTGTTTCGTTATTGCTTGTTTAAGCCGTTCTTTTCCACAAATTCCTTCATGTACATCCGCTGAGGATGGGAAAGCATTTGCGCCATTTGCCCCGTCCACGTATCCGACCGCTCTCCTCCGGTACGCTCCTTATAGTAGGAGGACACTGTTTCGTTGTATTCATTAAGCTGTTTCTCATACTCTGCCGGATCTGTATCATATTGCTCCTCGAAATAAAGATGTTCGAATGGCAGTCTTGGCTTTACATCAGGATTCTGGTCCGGATAGCCGATCGCCATTCCGAATAGCGGAATCACGCGTTCCGGCGTTTTAAGCACTTTCGCCACTTCCGGGAGATTGTTCCGCAAACCTCCTATATAACAGATGCCAAGCCCCATCGATTCGGCAGCGACAGCTGTATTTTGGGCGGCAAGAGCTGCATCGATGAGAGCGACCATGAATTTTTCTGTGCTTTCAAGGGATTCGGTTACATCCATGTTCTCCATTTCCCCTATTTTCTGATGCCGGTAGAGGTCTGCGCAAAATACAAAGAAATGGCCGTTATGCGCCACATAAGATTGTCCGCCGGCAAGCTCGGCAAGCTTCTCCTTCGCTGCAGGATTTTTCACTCCGATAATGGAGTATGCCTGGATATTGCTTGAAGTGGAGGCAGCCTGCGCCGCTTTCACGAGCAGAGAAATTTGTTCATCTGTTAATGGCCGGTCTTCAAACTGGCGAATGGAGCGGTGTTTTAATATCGTTTCAATAGTAGAATTCATTGTCTGCATCCCTTTCTTTTTTTAAAAGCTCCGTTAAACTTGGCTGTTGATTGCAACAGTTAGCAGGCGCTCACTTTCTTCGGGGTTTCACCTGTACCGCTGCTCTCGCTTGAGTCTCGCGCCTTCCGCTTCAATCAACAGGTGTTAAAAACCAACATCAGGCTTTAACAGAGCCTTTGTTAAAGCCCGCTTCCTGACGGGCATGTAAACAGGAAAGCCTGTGAAGCAGTTTCCAATCTTTATACTCTTTTCCCTCTCACCTCCGTACTGATTTCCTGTCTAAAGAGTATCCAAATTGGCAGAAGCGCGTCAAACAATTGGTTTTAGAGAGGTTTAAAAGCGAATGTTTGAGGAAAATAAAGAAAATAGCTAATGAAGCTTTGATGAGAGCCAATGTATGAATAATCACCCTAAGGAGTTTTCAGCTTGAGCGTACATACAAAAAATCAGATACAGTCATCTAATATAATAAAATTTCTTATTCCGTCTCTGCTCGGTATTTTCCTGTTTATCATTCCCATAAAATACGGCGGGGATGTCACCATCCCTATTGCTATATTCTCAAACGTGCTTCAGGAGGCTCTTGGCGGCTGGCTTCCTGGTATTATGACAGGCATTATTACCGTAACGGCTGCGGGAACCATTTTGTACAAAACCGCTAAACCTGCTTTTATGGAGAATAGCCCGTTTTTGACTGCCCTTTTCAATGTTCTCCCGATTTGGACAGCCGCGAGGATCATCGGAGCTATTTTTGCGGTACTCACTTTTTTAAAAGCGGGACCGGAGTGGATTTGGTCAGAGGACACGGGCGGCCTACTTTTAACTGATTTACTCCCGGTGCTTTTCTGTGTATTCCTTTTTGCAGGCTTGTTCTTGCCGCTGCTCCTGAATTTTGGTTTGCTCGAGTTTTTCGGTGCCCTTCTTGCCAAGTTTATGAGGCCGGTCTTTAAGCTTCCCGGCCGTTCTTCCATTGATTGTCTGGCATCCTGGCTTGGTGACGGAACGATTGGCGTTTTGCTTACGAGCAAGCAGTATGAAGAAGGATTTTACACAAAGCGGGAAGCGGCGGTTATTGGCACGACCTTTTCAGTTGTGTCCATTACGTTCAGTCTTGTCATTATTGGCCAGGTCGATTTAAAGGGGTACTTCATTCCCTTTTATTTAACGGTAACAGCTGCAGGGATTGTGGCAGCGATTATCTGTCCGCGAATCCCTCCGCTTTCGAGGAAATCGAACACGTATGCAAATAACGAAGAATCAGGATTGAATGAAGACATTCCAAATGGATATTCCCGTTTTGGCTGGGGCTTGAAAATGGCTTCCGAAAAAGCAGAGAGTAGCCGGGGCGTGAAGGAATTCTTCAAAGATGGGGCAAAGAATGTATTGGATATGTGGATGGGAGTTGCACCGATTGTCATGGCGCTCGGGACCATCGCACTCATGATTGCTGAGTTCACTCCTTTTTTCAAATGGCTCGGCTTACC is a window encoding:
- a CDS encoding GlsB/YeaQ/YmgE family stress response membrane protein yields the protein MNFIVSILIALVIGWIGDMLVKNSMPGGIIGSIIAGFAGAWLGTLLLGAWGPEIAGFYIIPAIIGAAIIVFLVGLIFRATKRTAH
- a CDS encoding beta-galactosidase, with product MFIGVDYYPEQWPESRWPEDIRLMKELGVNVVRLAEFGWQLMEPEEGRFDFSVYDRAIQLLTDHGIKIVLGTPTATPPAWLIQKHPEILPTDENGVQISFGARRHYTVNSKVFREYTKKIVAEMAKHYGQHPDVIGWQTDNEYGHEKSDRSYGEEDRQAFQDWLKQKYETLVRLNKEWGTVFWSQTYTDWAQIPVPRKVLQEHNPSLLLDFDRFCADAYTSYNKLQTDILRAHIRENQFLTHNFVYTDQAINQWDMAEDLDYVAYDNYPVWGGLAEPVSPSAIAHQHDLCRGTKNGKGYWVMEELSGAQGWSKIGYLPRPGHIKLWTYQAISRGAEAIVYFRWRAAHFGTEEFCHGILDHDGIPKRKFREVKEVIDSLKKHGDDWIASKYEAQAAVYYEPENAWAWRIQPQSSAFSHREELLRHYTPAHRLNVATDAVNSRSSLDGYKTVIVPIYFLENPVFTEKLKRYAENGGTVVFSYRSGVKKPNNFVTGQTLPGELSAMTGIQINEYESLQTGQQNKVIGTSGSLNGLESGASVWCDLIDPVTAEVLAEYDGCFYKGTAAVTKNRFGKGTVYYIGTALEEHMLTALYKDIFEEAGADFMETERGTEVVIRGSFLSAMNHSVDSSAELNLPEGTWMDCASEEKVPASIMLDPLGSVLLKKI
- the galT gene encoding UDP-glucose--hexose-1-phosphate uridylyltransferase; the encoded protein is MPNPIYAYIEELLQYGMEKKLVSKWDVDLVRNRLFEALDLNGEQAEASTGGVPDTPIPILEKILGWAAVNGRLEADSVTYRDLMDTKLMGCLTPSQSEVIRRFIEKSDREGIEAATDSYYQFAQDVHYIRTDRIAKNQHWYSSTPYGKMEITINLSKPEKDPKAIAAAKQMADSRYPDCLLCKENVGYAGRVNHPARQNHRIIPVGLNGEEWFLQYSPYVYYKEHCIVFAGEHKPMRISKETFVRLLDFTDEYPHYFLGSNADLPIVGGSILSHDHFQGGRHDFPMAKAEMEKMFSFPDFPGLKAGIVKWPMSVVRLQGTDKAHLVQLADHVLNGWKAYSDPDVNVYASSGEEPHNTITPIARRRGGLFELDLVLRNNRTSEEHPMGIFHPHQEVHHIKKENIGLIEVMGLAVLPGRLTEEMKQLSEILPLEDAEEEIRKRPELRKHLDWALEIKKRCSMNGDNAYALLQEELGKVFAVILEHAGVFKRDEKGMAAFTSFIEKTGGEPVQL
- the galE gene encoding UDP-glucose 4-epimerase GalE; amino-acid sequence: MAILVCGGAGYIGSHAVSELLDRGEQVIVADSLQKGHVEAVLEGAKLYTGDLRDEAFLRHLFQENEIEAVMHFAADSLVGESVEDPLKYYDNNVYGALCLLKVMKEFDVKKIVFSSTAAAYGEAETIPIREDEPTEPTNPYGETKLAIEKMLKWSEKAYGLNYMVLRYFNVAGAHMEGKLGEDHDPETHLIPIILQVALGRRGKIMIYGEDYATPDGTCIRDYIHVTDLADAHLLALDALRKGAVSGTYNLGNGNGFSVKEVIDAARRVTGHAIPAEAAPRRAGDPARLVASSEKAVSELGWKPKYADLEVMIESAWKWYQKHPDGY
- a CDS encoding galactokinase, with the translated sequence MLKKLLNQFNEVFGHGSEPRAFFAPGRVNLIGEHTDYNGGHVFPCALNVGTYCLVRERSDQLMRLYSLNFKEKGIMEFGMDDLQYREEHDWANYPKGVMKEFAIKGMKLIHGMDVLYFGNIPNGAGLSSSASIELASAVMFNELTRSSIDMIELVKMSQHAENDFIGVSCGIMDQFAIGMGKKDSAVLLNCQTLEYEYSPLELNDAVLVISNTGKRRTLADSKYNERRAECERALKQLKRKLDIQSLGDLSAEEFEQNQYAIENETDRKRARHAVMENIRTLEAVKRLREGDIAGFGQLMNESHKSLRDDYEVTGKELDAMAEIAWEQPGVTGSRMTGAGFGGCTVSIVQKDAVPSFISGAGAAYEKQTGLIPAFYVVEVGEGAREITSI